One genomic window of Medicago truncatula cultivar Jemalong A17 chromosome 1, MtrunA17r5.0-ANR, whole genome shotgun sequence includes the following:
- the LOC11427983 gene encoding uncharacterized protein, with protein sequence MTTIQSQAGKESSTVEKTASTFKRWGRKGPFLRYGLPMISLTVFGALGLGHLLQGSKDISRVKDDKEWEIIEARKALSRTGPVNAYKPKKISLDDELKALQQKVDINDYEFKKIPKPNEDRRV encoded by the exons ATGACTACAATTCAGAGTCAGGCTGGAAAAGAAAGTTCTACAGTTGAAAAAACAGCTTCCACTTTCAAAAGATGGGGCAGAAAAGGCCCTTTTCTTAGATATGGCCTTCCTATGATCTCTCTTACTGTTTTTGGTGCTCTTGGTCTTGGCCATCTTTTGCAAGGCAG CAAGGACATTTCAAGGGTAAAAGATGATAAGGAATGGGAAATAATTGAAGCAAGAAAAGCACTGTCTAGAACAGGACCAGTAAATGCATACAAGCCAAAGAAGATTTCATTGGACGATGAGCTAAAG GCTTTGCAACAAAAAGTGGACATTAATGACTACGAGTTCAAGAAAATTCCAAAACCAAATGAAGATAGGCGAGTCTAG